The Maridesulfovibrio frigidus DSM 17176 genome has a segment encoding these proteins:
- the hisS gene encoding histidine--tRNA ligase, translating into MAKIQKIKGVADLFPADSAKYAFMEKTARDVFSSYGFGELRTPILEKTELFCRSIGEETDVVQKEMYTFPDRKDRSLTMRPEATAGVVRAYVENKIYQPGKVSKFFTVGPMFRYERPQAGRMRQFHQINAEVFGASEPQADAEVLLMLSNFLSGIGLSKLSFELNSLGCPECRPVFRKALDDYFSGVDQEKLCDDCTRRVNTNPLRVLDCKSKGCKELTKDAPSIPEHLCGECREHFDAVVKLIDEAGLEYTLNPRLVRGLDYYQRTTFEVTSGDIGSQTAVAGGGRYDGLVHTLGGAKVPGIGFACGMERLGMLLDGDYEEKLDFYIALVDQRAAGDALIFAEKLRKSGLKGEVGFVAKSMKSQLRQANKLEVKKCFIFGTDEVENGTVTIKDMTEGGGQESLPRDEYFK; encoded by the coding sequence ATGGCAAAAATACAAAAAATTAAGGGTGTTGCAGACCTTTTTCCTGCAGACAGTGCAAAATATGCTTTCATGGAAAAAACAGCTAGAGACGTTTTTTCCAGTTATGGTTTTGGTGAACTGAGAACTCCTATTCTCGAAAAAACAGAGCTTTTCTGCCGCTCCATCGGTGAAGAAACCGATGTTGTGCAAAAAGAAATGTACACTTTCCCTGATCGCAAGGACCGCTCACTCACTATGCGCCCAGAAGCAACCGCTGGAGTTGTTCGCGCATATGTTGAGAATAAAATTTATCAGCCGGGTAAAGTAAGTAAATTTTTTACCGTCGGCCCCATGTTCCGCTATGAGCGTCCTCAAGCTGGACGCATGCGCCAGTTTCACCAGATAAACGCTGAAGTTTTCGGTGCAAGCGAACCGCAGGCAGATGCAGAAGTTCTGCTCATGCTTTCAAATTTTCTCAGCGGAATAGGCCTTAGCAAACTTTCCTTCGAATTGAATTCGCTTGGTTGTCCTGAATGCCGTCCTGTTTTCAGAAAGGCTCTCGACGATTATTTCAGCGGAGTTGATCAGGAAAAACTTTGTGACGACTGCACACGCCGCGTAAATACAAATCCGCTCCGCGTGCTAGATTGTAAAAGCAAAGGTTGTAAAGAGCTGACCAAAGACGCTCCTTCAATACCAGAACACCTGTGCGGAGAGTGTCGCGAACACTTTGACGCAGTGGTTAAGCTTATTGATGAAGCTGGACTTGAATACACCCTGAATCCTCGCCTCGTTCGCGGACTCGACTATTACCAGAGAACAACTTTCGAAGTTACCTCCGGCGATATCGGTTCCCAGACTGCGGTTGCAGGTGGCGGACGCTATGACGGACTGGTTCACACCCTAGGCGGAGCAAAAGTTCCGGGCATTGGTTTTGCCTGCGGAATGGAACGCTTAGGAATGCTTTTAGATGGTGACTACGAAGAGAAGCTCGATTTCTACATCGCTCTGGTTGACCAGAGAGCTGCCGGAGACGCTCTGATTTTTGCGGAAAAACTTCGCAAGTCAGGACTCAAAGGTGAAGTAGGATTCGTTGCGAAAAGTATGAAAAGTCAATTACGTCAGGCCAACAAGCTTGAAGTAAAGAAATGTTTTATATTCGGAACTGACGAAGTTGAAAACGGAACGGTCACTATTAAAGATATGACCGAAGGCGGCGGACAGGAATCCCTGCCGCGTGATGAATATTTCAAATAA
- a CDS encoding DUF2628 domain-containing protein, with amino-acid sequence MISTDDYAEFIGPNVGKYLFNFAKFQSLRDGFTVTWHWPAFLFGFWWFLYRKMYFWAAITFLVGFLPFGNLIAQFGYGLSGYFLYYRDSTAKISGVMSTYPGQNTRMILEDTGGVHGWVKLVGILCFFLQPAWIFVVSLLFGGAFMMSIQQVVM; translated from the coding sequence ATGATAAGCACGGATGATTACGCTGAATTCATTGGTCCGAACGTCGGGAAATATTTATTTAATTTTGCCAAATTTCAATCCTTACGGGATGGCTTTACAGTCACTTGGCATTGGCCCGCATTTTTATTTGGGTTCTGGTGGTTTTTGTACCGCAAGATGTATTTTTGGGCAGCGATCACATTTTTAGTGGGTTTTTTGCCCTTTGGTAATTTGATTGCTCAGTTCGGATATGGCCTTAGTGGCTACTTTTTATATTACAGGGATAGCACTGCCAAGATTTCTGGGGTAATGTCTACATATCCGGGGCAGAATACTCGTATGATTTTAGAGGATACCGGCGGGGTGCATGGCTGGGTAAAACTGGTCGGTATTTTATGCTTCTTTTTACAACCGGCATGGATATTTGTAGTTTCTCTGCTATTTGGCGGAGCGTTTATGATGTCGATTCAACAGGTAGTGATGTAA
- a CDS encoding S8 family serine peptidase codes for MVTCLNRKCFFVFILFLILNLFFALNCHAQEQVPNQLIVKFTKGVSEADARIIAANHYMSVAAVLDSATRTSGMCILLLKSHLTTREMIQEIHGLPEVESFSPNYIRKKKKVPNDPRFDDQWNLKNNVTPNADIDAEAAWDITTGSDQVVIAIVDSGVASDHEDMADNMWVNPFDPVNGIDDDGNGVIDDTHGISINESIITNDTTPTDNHGTFIAGIVAATGDNSIGISGISWTSKIMALKLANNYDSEMILAFNYIIDKKKNGVNIPALNMSIGGPGDNPIVRDKIQELGNNGVIFVTSAGNDGNNNDSSPQKDFPASLDLPCIISVGATDNTDTWATFSNWGIHSVDLSAPGEDVLSINYAGGYTTGSGTSFSAPHVAGVTALLASAYPDDDIYTRINKILSGVDKLSTMTNLALTGGKLNSANSLDPNISLNPFISSSDSRVDKGPGKSFTLSGQKFGTTAGTILFLDDSNNVPASISSWSDSQIKGVVPENAGRFVQVKRDDTATSNALEFSGWSSKAASSDIHSGGFGAVRNGKIYVFGGGQNFGTTNCEVYDPAADAWSTFATMPAPRAQGASAYYNDELYIFGGNNTATEAVYTDVIKYSFSSGTWSTLPGTVPFPIEARAAVLSNKIYLIGGKSVGQDVTNNIYEYNPDSGSFEVACTLYEGRYQHSAISAANSVYISGGVQDATSNGDRSAMMEIFNGTATATEPLLSDYFSHADAVTDCKNIYICDGLNGPEGTLVPFLHTYDLPSESWSSGENTIRTPNVGKARSVLAYIEGRGIYSINGIKNDGDSKVVDFLSIPSVMKCPASQPDSSVTVAITTSSATYESAGELKTTFNLPSAGDRLTDVRAFTATVSKAEAMVHLNYNFTAPTNTKTPADMTLYKLKSADNSYLAYSYAAAKNEWSDGSWWLEDSNGNFVESTLTLSAENIYSVHFCLKDNGPYDLNSAAGVVEDPLVLFSGTSASSGSSSSSGSSGSSGCVLSPNSGLGLDFTLGLIGLCGLILLGRLRRR; via the coding sequence ATGGTCACTTGTCTCAATAGAAAATGCTTTTTTGTTTTTATACTTTTTTTGATCCTTAATCTATTTTTCGCTCTTAATTGCCATGCTCAGGAGCAGGTTCCAAACCAGCTCATTGTCAAATTTACCAAAGGCGTAAGTGAAGCCGATGCCCGCATAATAGCCGCCAATCATTATATGTCGGTAGCCGCTGTTCTCGATTCCGCGACCCGCACATCAGGCATGTGCATACTTCTTCTAAAGTCACACCTCACCACTCGCGAAATGATTCAGGAAATTCATGGGTTGCCTGAGGTTGAATCTTTTTCTCCCAATTACATCCGCAAGAAAAAAAAAGTCCCAAATGACCCTAGATTTGATGATCAGTGGAACTTAAAAAACAATGTCACACCTAATGCGGACATTGACGCCGAAGCAGCATGGGACATCACTACCGGCAGTGATCAGGTTGTCATTGCGATAGTTGATTCGGGTGTTGCTTCTGACCATGAAGATATGGCCGATAACATGTGGGTTAATCCTTTCGATCCGGTCAATGGCATTGATGATGACGGAAACGGAGTAATCGACGACACACATGGGATCAGTATCAACGAAAGTATTATTACAAACGATACCACCCCTACTGACAACCATGGTACATTTATTGCCGGCATTGTGGCTGCAACGGGAGATAACAGCATAGGTATCAGCGGAATTAGTTGGACCAGTAAAATTATGGCTCTCAAGTTAGCTAACAACTACGATTCTGAAATGATTCTGGCTTTTAATTATATTATCGACAAGAAGAAAAATGGGGTGAATATCCCAGCCTTAAACATGTCAATCGGCGGCCCCGGTGACAATCCCATTGTGAGAGATAAGATTCAAGAGCTTGGAAATAATGGAGTTATTTTTGTCACCTCTGCAGGAAACGACGGTAACAACAACGACAGCTCTCCTCAGAAGGACTTTCCGGCTAGCCTCGATTTGCCGTGCATAATCAGCGTCGGAGCGACTGACAACACGGACACTTGGGCTACTTTTTCAAATTGGGGAATACACTCTGTCGATTTATCCGCGCCAGGAGAGGATGTCCTCTCAATAAATTACGCGGGTGGCTATACAACAGGAAGCGGCACTTCCTTTTCAGCTCCACATGTTGCCGGAGTGACTGCACTTCTAGCTTCTGCCTACCCGGATGACGACATCTATACCCGTATAAATAAAATTCTTTCCGGAGTGGACAAGCTCAGTACCATGACCAACCTTGCCCTTACCGGAGGCAAGTTAAACAGTGCAAACTCCCTTGATCCAAACATATCCCTTAATCCTTTTATCTCAAGTTCAGATTCAAGAGTTGATAAAGGACCAGGTAAATCTTTTACTTTAAGCGGGCAGAAATTCGGAACCACAGCCGGAACAATATTATTTTTAGATGATAGCAATAATGTTCCTGCAAGCATCAGCTCATGGTCCGACTCTCAAATAAAGGGAGTTGTGCCGGAGAATGCCGGACGATTTGTTCAGGTCAAACGTGACGATACTGCCACATCCAATGCATTAGAATTTTCAGGATGGTCCAGCAAAGCAGCCTCTTCCGACATTCATTCCGGAGGATTTGGTGCCGTACGTAATGGTAAAATTTATGTTTTCGGCGGCGGGCAGAATTTCGGAACAACGAATTGTGAAGTATATGATCCAGCAGCTGATGCATGGTCAACTTTCGCCACCATGCCTGCCCCGCGTGCGCAGGGTGCTTCGGCTTACTATAATGACGAACTCTATATCTTCGGTGGTAATAACACAGCAACGGAAGCAGTTTACACCGATGTAATAAAGTATTCATTTTCAAGCGGAACATGGTCCACCCTGCCGGGGACAGTACCATTTCCTATTGAAGCAAGGGCTGCTGTTTTGAGCAATAAAATATACCTCATCGGAGGTAAGAGCGTTGGGCAGGATGTTACAAACAATATTTATGAGTATAATCCTGACTCAGGCTCCTTTGAGGTTGCCTGCACTCTGTATGAAGGACGATATCAGCATTCTGCCATTTCAGCAGCTAATTCGGTGTACATTTCCGGTGGGGTTCAGGATGCCACGAGCAACGGAGACAGGAGTGCAATGATGGAAATTTTTAATGGAACGGCAACGGCAACTGAGCCACTATTATCAGACTATTTTTCGCATGCTGATGCTGTAACTGATTGTAAAAATATTTATATTTGCGATGGCTTGAACGGTCCAGAGGGCACCTTAGTTCCTTTTTTACATACTTATGATTTACCTTCAGAGTCATGGAGCAGCGGAGAAAATACCATCCGTACACCAAATGTAGGTAAGGCTCGTTCAGTACTTGCTTATATTGAAGGAAGAGGGATTTATTCCATAAACGGCATTAAAAACGATGGAGACTCCAAGGTTGTGGACTTTCTCAGCATTCCTTCTGTTATGAAATGCCCCGCTTCCCAGCCTGATTCATCGGTGACCGTCGCTATCACCACATCCTCAGCAACATACGAATCCGCCGGAGAACTCAAGACAACATTCAATCTTCCTTCGGCTGGAGACCGCCTGACTGACGTACGGGCATTTACCGCTACCGTCAGTAAAGCAGAAGCCATGGTCCATCTTAATTATAATTTTACTGCTCCGACAAATACGAAAACACCTGCAGACATGACCCTCTACAAGCTCAAGTCAGCTGACAATAGCTACCTTGCCTATTCCTACGCAGCCGCAAAAAATGAGTGGTCCGACGGGTCATGGTGGCTGGAGGACTCGAATGGAAATTTTGTTGAAAGCACCCTAACTTTGAGTGCAGAGAACATTTATTCAGTTCACTTTTGCCTGAAAGACAATGGACCTTATGATTTAAACAGTGCGGCCGGAGTGGTAGAAGATCCGTTGGTTCTTTTCTCGGGAACTTCGGCATCATCAGGCTCATCAAGTTCATCCGGATCGTCCGGATCATCCGGGTGTGTTCTTTCACCAAACTCCGGATTGGGACTTGATTTCACATTAGGCCTGATCGGACTATGCGGACTTATACTACTCGGAAGACTGCGCAGACGTTAA
- a CDS encoding radical SAM protein: MGYKYIFGPVFSGRIGRSLGLDLLGKRICSMDCVYCEVGATDSLVTERRPYVPAEVLLEELGQWKQEGHIVPDVITLGGLGEPTLNSDLPEIIRGVKKLFPSLPVAVLTNASPMTDPEVRRELLEADIVLPSMDSLVASEFRAINRPCKGIDPEDVAKALIEFRKEFKGKIFLEVLLSKGYNDSGENLSKMKDFCSELSPDRIDVVTLSRPGTLDTSAPVDSGTLDVWKKALDAAPCIDRECGPDNGAKERNSSDTSAPVQGEDSAAFDRIQASLMRRPQTAQQLSKALEISFSGVVQAIEELEKSGRLIKRQTGDEIYYKFGPDG, encoded by the coding sequence ATGGGTTATAAGTATATCTTCGGGCCGGTTTTTTCTGGCAGAATAGGTCGTTCACTCGGTCTTGATCTGCTGGGAAAGAGAATTTGTTCAATGGACTGTGTCTATTGTGAGGTAGGAGCTACAGATTCTCTGGTGACCGAGCGCCGCCCATATGTTCCTGCTGAGGTTCTTCTTGAAGAACTTGGCCAGTGGAAACAAGAAGGGCATATAGTGCCCGATGTGATTACTCTCGGTGGTCTTGGGGAACCGACTTTAAATTCGGATTTGCCTGAGATTATTCGCGGAGTGAAAAAACTTTTCCCGTCGTTGCCCGTGGCTGTTTTAACAAATGCCAGCCCGATGACGGACCCCGAAGTTCGCAGGGAACTATTGGAAGCAGATATAGTGCTTCCGTCCATGGATTCTCTTGTAGCTTCGGAGTTTCGAGCCATAAATAGGCCGTGTAAGGGAATTGACCCTGAAGACGTAGCCAAGGCTCTGATCGAATTCCGCAAGGAGTTCAAAGGTAAGATTTTTCTGGAAGTGCTCCTTTCAAAGGGATACAATGATTCGGGCGAAAATCTTTCTAAAATGAAAGACTTTTGCTCAGAACTATCCCCGGACCGCATTGATGTGGTCACACTTTCGCGCCCCGGTACTCTTGATACCTCTGCCCCTGTTGATTCCGGGACATTGGATGTTTGGAAAAAGGCTCTTGATGCCGCGCCCTGCATAGACAGGGAATGCGGTCCCGACAATGGCGCAAAGGAAAGGAACAGCTCGGATACATCCGCCCCAGTGCAGGGCGAAGACTCCGCAGCATTTGACCGGATTCAGGCTTCTCTCATGCGTAGACCGCAAACAGCGCAACAGCTTTCAAAAGCTCTTGAGATCTCCTTTAGTGGAGTTGTTCAGGCTATTGAAGAACTGGAAAAAAGCGGCCGATTGATCAAAAGGCAGACTGGTGATGAAATCTATTACAAGTTTGGCCCGGACGGTTAA
- the def gene encoding peptide deformylase, with translation MKLDILKYPDPTLAEPCMAVEKITPELKTLIDNMVETMYDDDGVGLAAPQIGEKIRLIVIDPSGPKNRTELQVIINPIITDSEGKVDSEESCLSCPTFSCVIKRSEKVTVTGMDENGDDIKIEADEFLAIVLQHEIDHLDGKLIVDRVGRLKRSMYDKKIKKWLKQQD, from the coding sequence ATGAAGCTCGATATTCTAAAATATCCAGATCCTACCCTTGCAGAACCATGCATGGCCGTAGAAAAGATCACTCCTGAACTGAAAACTCTCATCGATAACATGGTTGAAACCATGTACGACGATGACGGAGTGGGCCTTGCGGCTCCACAGATCGGCGAAAAAATACGCTTGATTGTTATCGATCCTTCCGGTCCTAAAAATAGAACCGAACTGCAAGTAATCATCAACCCCATCATCACTGATAGTGAAGGTAAAGTTGATTCTGAAGAAAGCTGTCTTTCATGTCCGACTTTCAGTTGCGTTATTAAGCGCAGTGAAAAAGTTACGGTCACTGGAATGGACGAAAACGGCGACGATATCAAAATCGAAGCTGATGAATTTCTAGCCATTGTGCTCCAGCACGAGATAGATCACCTTGACGGCAAACTCATCGTAGATAGAGTCGGCCGCCTTAAACGTTCAATGTACGACAAGAAGATCAAAAAATGGCTGAAACAGCAGGACTAA
- the aspS gene encoding aspartate--tRNA ligase, with the protein MSEQNEERSYDEYRVIEDLGDWTRTHNCNEVTAKNIDEEVLLMGWVQFRRDHGGLIFIDLRDREGLTQVVFSPEHKTDAHERAHAIRSEYVVAIKGTVRARPDGMINKGLTTGEIEIIVDEWKLLNTSDTPPFAIEDRTDASEQLRLKYRFLDLRRPSLARNFILRNKAAQSVRRFLDGLGFLEVETPVLTKSTPEGARDFLVPSRMNNGDFYALPQSPQLFKQMLMVSGLDRYFQIVKCFRDEDLRADRQPEFTQIDIEMSFTNEEIIMDMAENMVRTVFTETIEKELPAAFPRMTYADAMRDYGVDKPDVRFELKHLEATQIFKGSDFKVFAKSELIKVLRVPNGAKLSRKEIDEYTKFVEIYGSKGLAWIKVKEDGEWQSPIVKFFNKEEIAKLSELTNAEAGDILFFQAGSADIVNAALGALRIKLGERFELIDESAYAPLWITDFPLLEYNPEEKRYVARHHPFTSPQVGQLDELADKPGEALARAYDLVINGYEIGGGSIRIHTPEMQQTMFSALGIGEEEARSKFGFLMDALKFGAPPHGGIAFGLDRLIMILCGAKSIRDVIAFPKTQKATCMMTEAPSAVASSQLRDLGVKLREKKEA; encoded by the coding sequence ATGTCTGAACAGAATGAAGAACGCAGTTACGATGAATACAGAGTAATTGAAGACCTAGGCGACTGGACAAGAACGCATAACTGTAACGAAGTTACTGCCAAAAATATTGACGAAGAAGTTCTACTTATGGGTTGGGTCCAGTTTCGCCGTGACCACGGTGGACTAATCTTTATTGATCTTCGTGACCGTGAAGGCCTTACTCAGGTTGTATTCAGCCCAGAGCACAAAACTGACGCACACGAACGTGCTCACGCAATCCGCTCTGAATATGTTGTTGCTATTAAAGGTACTGTCAGAGCTCGTCCCGACGGCATGATTAACAAAGGACTCACCACTGGTGAAATTGAAATCATCGTTGACGAGTGGAAGCTTCTAAATACTTCCGACACACCTCCTTTCGCTATCGAAGACCGCACAGATGCTTCCGAGCAGCTACGTTTGAAATACCGTTTTCTCGACCTTCGCCGCCCTTCACTTGCTAGAAACTTTATTCTTCGCAACAAGGCCGCGCAGTCAGTACGCCGTTTCCTAGACGGACTTGGATTCCTTGAAGTTGAGACTCCTGTTCTCACCAAAAGTACTCCTGAAGGCGCACGTGACTTCTTGGTCCCAAGCCGTATGAACAACGGTGATTTTTACGCTCTTCCGCAGTCTCCACAGCTCTTTAAACAGATGCTCATGGTTTCCGGCCTAGACCGTTACTTCCAGATTGTTAAATGTTTCAGAGACGAAGACCTTCGTGCCGATCGTCAGCCTGAGTTCACTCAGATTGATATCGAAATGAGCTTCACCAATGAAGAAATCATCATGGACATGGCTGAAAATATGGTCCGCACTGTTTTCACCGAAACCATTGAGAAAGAGCTTCCAGCTGCATTCCCACGCATGACCTATGCTGACGCAATGCGCGATTACGGTGTAGACAAACCTGATGTTCGTTTTGAACTGAAACACCTCGAAGCTACTCAGATTTTTAAAGGATCTGACTTCAAAGTCTTTGCTAAATCCGAACTGATCAAAGTTCTGCGTGTTCCAAACGGAGCGAAGCTCAGCCGTAAAGAGATCGACGAATACACCAAGTTTGTTGAAATCTACGGTTCCAAAGGACTTGCATGGATCAAAGTTAAAGAAGATGGCGAATGGCAGTCTCCGATTGTTAAATTTTTCAACAAAGAAGAAATTGCAAAGCTTTCTGAACTTACCAATGCAGAAGCCGGAGATATTCTTTTCTTCCAGGCAGGATCAGCTGATATCGTAAATGCTGCTCTTGGTGCACTTAGAATTAAGCTCGGTGAAAGATTTGAACTCATTGATGAGAGCGCATACGCTCCACTTTGGATTACCGACTTCCCGCTTCTTGAGTACAACCCAGAAGAAAAACGCTACGTTGCAAGACATCATCCTTTCACCTCTCCGCAGGTGGGACAGTTGGACGAACTTGCTGACAAACCGGGTGAAGCTCTTGCCCGTGCATATGACCTCGTAATCAACGGTTACGAAATCGGTGGCGGTTCCATTCGTATTCACACTCCTGAAATGCAGCAGACAATGTTCTCTGCTTTAGGAATTGGCGAAGAAGAAGCCCGCTCCAAATTCGGTTTCCTCATGGACGCTCTCAAATTCGGTGCGCCACCACACGGCGGTATTGCTTTTGGTCTGGACAGACTTATTATGATACTATGCGGAGCAAAATCCATCAGAGACGTTATTGCCTTTCCTAAAACACAGAAGGCGACATGTATGATGACCGAAGCACCTTCAGCGGTTGCAAGCTCTCAGCTTCGCGATCTTGGTGTTAAACTTCGTGAGAAAAAAGAAGCATAA
- a CDS encoding AmiS/UreI family transporter, with protein sequence MTTALLILIAIMWLPVALLNLGHGEAKGTGFAAGLVGLLVIIGAMIQAALFNDAFTAGLLFAHGILYCCVAYALLAGLEDLRSVANVSLTVCLISLIYALLFYYGGPLKEDGSQLVGVSNYFAMACLGYTVLTFEVFLCFYGKLSGKVVAWSLILWIPFGLWIPAFWLMSSGTLPF encoded by the coding sequence GTGACAACTGCTTTACTAATCTTGATAGCCATTATGTGGCTGCCTGTTGCCCTACTTAATTTGGGCCACGGTGAGGCTAAAGGTACTGGGTTTGCTGCTGGACTAGTTGGATTACTGGTAATCATCGGCGCCATGATTCAGGCGGCACTTTTTAATGACGCATTCACCGCTGGGCTATTGTTTGCTCACGGCATACTTTACTGTTGTGTTGCCTACGCACTGCTTGCTGGCCTAGAAGACCTTCGCTCTGTAGCTAATGTTAGTCTGACTGTTTGCCTCATCTCGTTGATCTACGCCCTCTTGTTCTACTACGGTGGACCGCTTAAGGAAGATGGCTCTCAGCTTGTGGGAGTTTCCAACTATTTCGCGATGGCCTGTCTAGGTTACACCGTTTTGACCTTCGAAGTTTTTCTCTGCTTCTACGGGAAGCTTAGCGGAAAGGTCGTGGCGTGGTCTCTTATTCTTTGGATACCTTTTGGATTGTGGATTCCTGCATTCTGGCTCATGTCCTCCGGGACACTGCCTTTCTAG
- a CDS encoding caspase family protein has protein sequence MKKILLSKANFYFFVFLTGCCLLFSSAQVSHAQSRLALLVGNAAYKNGPLRNPVNDINAMSSALKSAGFEVMILKNADRSQIGKAIDEFGRKLAKKDVGLFYFSGHGLQVKGRNYLVPIGMKVQGEADVQYEAIDAGRVLAKMEDAGNRMNIVILDACRNNPFKRSFRSGQNGLAQMDAPTGSFIAFATAPGTVALDGKGSNSPYVSHMVKNMGKKNLTIEKFFKTVRIGVIKDTSRKQTPWESSSLVGDFYFSGKSAGAAQTQSQPASVQSNKPPQQTQSAPAPAPRPAAKPKQSQDEQMMDMLLN, from the coding sequence ATGAAAAAAATATTGTTATCCAAGGCCAATTTTTATTTTTTCGTGTTTCTAACTGGTTGCTGTTTGTTGTTCAGTTCTGCTCAAGTTTCACACGCTCAGTCAAGGCTGGCTCTTCTTGTGGGGAATGCAGCTTATAAGAACGGCCCGCTCAGAAATCCCGTTAATGATATCAATGCCATGTCCAGTGCTCTTAAAAGTGCAGGATTTGAAGTGATGATATTGAAAAATGCTGATCGCTCTCAAATTGGTAAAGCTATAGATGAATTCGGACGCAAGCTCGCCAAAAAAGATGTAGGCCTATTTTATTTTTCAGGCCACGGATTGCAGGTTAAGGGGCGCAATTATCTAGTCCCAATCGGCATGAAAGTGCAGGGTGAGGCGGATGTTCAGTACGAAGCTATCGATGCCGGAAGGGTGCTCGCTAAAATGGAAGATGCGGGCAACAGGATGAATATCGTGATTCTGGATGCCTGCCGAAACAATCCGTTCAAGCGTAGTTTCAGGTCTGGTCAAAATGGGCTGGCTCAAATGGACGCTCCAACTGGATCATTCATAGCTTTTGCTACCGCACCGGGAACCGTGGCCCTTGACGGGAAAGGTTCCAATAGCCCCTATGTTTCGCACATGGTGAAAAATATGGGCAAAAAGAATCTGACTATCGAGAAGTTTTTTAAAACGGTCCGTATCGGCGTCATAAAAGATACAAGTCGTAAACAGACTCCGTGGGAATCTTCATCACTGGTTGGCGATTTTTATTTCTCAGGCAAAAGTGCGGGCGCGGCTCAGACTCAGTCGCAGCCGGCTAGTGTACAAAGTAACAAGCCTCCGCAGCAGACCCAGTCTGCACCAGCTCCGGCTCCAAGACCTGCTGCTAAGCCTAAGCAGTCTCAGGATGAGCAGATGATGGATATGTTGTTGAATTAA
- a CDS encoding tRNA (adenine-N1)-methyltransferase — MLNAGQVVLLINPKGKRYLRVVKDGDDIHTHDGKILMEDVIAAGYGRTVNTHLGRKYQILKPTVHDLIKGVKRQTQIMYPKEIGYLLLKLGIGPGCRVVESGSGSGGLTTALAYYVGDTGKVYTHERRPEFFKLVQKNLEWSGLSHRVEQFNLDIEEGFQATDCDALFLDVRTPWDYLHHIPKAVIPGSMIGFLLPTTNQVSELLTALDAGPFEDQEVVEILLRRYKPVAERLRPEDRMVAHTGFLVFARCIDKTLQDTPINPMPKKEVEAPVADNAETEAKTEEATEEVKTEETPVVEAPVVETLTAEATEETTPEADTDETAK; from the coding sequence ATGCTTAATGCTGGACAAGTGGTACTGCTCATAAATCCCAAGGGCAAGCGTTATTTACGCGTGGTTAAGGACGGGGATGATATTCATACCCACGATGGCAAGATCCTTATGGAAGATGTCATTGCTGCCGGTTATGGAAGAACTGTTAACACCCACTTGGGACGCAAGTATCAGATTCTAAAGCCCACAGTGCATGACTTGATTAAAGGCGTAAAACGCCAGACTCAAATTATGTATCCGAAAGAAATCGGGTATCTTCTGCTTAAGCTGGGCATCGGCCCGGGTTGCAGAGTTGTTGAATCCGGCTCAGGTTCTGGTGGACTGACGACTGCACTAGCCTACTATGTAGGTGATACAGGAAAAGTTTATACCCACGAACGCCGTCCTGAATTTTTCAAACTCGTACAGAAAAATCTAGAATGGTCAGGACTCTCTCATCGTGTAGAGCAGTTCAACCTTGATATTGAAGAAGGGTTTCAGGCAACTGACTGTGATGCTCTCTTCCTTGATGTCCGCACACCTTGGGACTATCTGCATCACATTCCTAAAGCAGTTATCCCCGGTTCAATGATCGGATTCCTGCTGCCTACTACCAATCAGGTTAGCGAACTTCTGACAGCCCTTGACGCTGGCCCGTTTGAAGATCAGGAAGTGGTAGAGATTCTTCTACGTCGCTACAAACCTGTAGCAGAAAGACTTCGCCCTGAAGACCGCATGGTCGCTCACACTGGATTCCTTGTGTTTGCTCGCTGTATTGATAAAACATTGCAGGACACACCAATTAATCCAATGCCCAAAAAAGAAGTTGAAGCTCCTGTAGCGGATAACGCAGAAACAGAAGCTAAAACCGAAGAAGCTACAGAAGAAGTCAAGACTGAGGAAACTCCAGTCGTTGAAGCTCCAGTGGTCGAAACTCTTACAGCCGAAGCAACTGAAGAAACTACTCCAGAAGCTGACACTGACGAGACCGCAAAATAA